The proteins below come from a single Serratia ficaria genomic window:
- a CDS encoding MbtH family protein has protein sequence MSQMQANPFDDENHPFYVLVNDEAQYSLWPAFAALPAGWRAVFGPEARPACVGYIEAHWQDMRPLRLQNAGR, from the coding sequence ATGAGTCAAATGCAAGCGAATCCCTTCGACGATGAAAACCATCCGTTTTACGTTCTGGTCAATGACGAAGCGCAATACAGCCTGTGGCCGGCGTTCGCCGCTTTGCCCGCCGGTTGGCGGGCGGTGTTCGGCCCCGAAGCGCGCCCGGCCTGTGTCGGCTATATCGAGGCCCACTGGCAAGATATGCGCCCGCTCAGGCTGCAAAACGCCGGCCGCTAA
- a CDS encoding TonB-dependent siderophore receptor, with the protein MSDTSKKGTGLLFASTLFMVPNLYATAADNATEKDITVVAGRQESVAAPLKGIVAKQSAAGTKTETPLVKTPQAISVVTRDQMDAQGATSIQEALRYTSGVVAEYRGSSNRFDEVLIRGFRYAPKYLDGLSFGDSSKMNAWLLERAEVIHGPASVVYGQAKPGGLVMMTSKRPTAENIRKVQFSAGNQRYGEAAFDFGGAVNDDANLLFRLNGVASTKNSFVKDYKEQAFAIAPALTFIPNEDTTFTLLTSYQKEPKAGYRNFLPAIGTRVASSAGYIPQDFNVSDPNFNQSWREQAAIGYSLSHYINEVFSFQQNLRFASTEERYKYLVFMKSTTPDTLLSRRPQREQVKSKDLGIDNQLKAEFATGEIDHSMVAGLDYRWRDVDSKLWRGSTSGYDIDWTHPVYGLNIDAGALPLATSTRKKLDQLGLYLQDQLSYGGWNMTLSGRYDWSETRTQDRVESTLSQQNDTAFTGRAGLLYAFDSGISPYVSYSTSFEPNLDTGAPGSDPFKPTKGEQTEVGVKYQPKGTEMMMSLALFDLTQKNVTSFNSTTKYNEQIGKIRSKGLEAEVHAQVTPAFNLIASYTYTDIINKETNSADELDKTPPAIPTHAASLWGSYSFRDSLLQGFTTGVGVRYTGTSYANSTNTAKVPAFTLYDWMARYELGEVSPALKGAAVQVNVNNLSNKKYIASCSNDCFYGNGRTAFATVSYSW; encoded by the coding sequence ATGTCTGATACATCAAAGAAAGGAACCGGTTTGCTGTTCGCCTCTACGCTGTTCATGGTGCCGAACCTGTACGCGACGGCGGCGGATAACGCCACGGAAAAAGACATTACCGTGGTCGCCGGCAGGCAGGAAAGCGTCGCCGCGCCGCTGAAGGGCATTGTGGCGAAGCAGAGCGCCGCCGGCACCAAAACGGAAACGCCGCTGGTGAAAACCCCTCAGGCGATTTCGGTGGTGACGCGCGATCAAATGGATGCCCAGGGCGCCACCTCCATTCAGGAAGCGTTGCGCTACACCAGCGGCGTGGTCGCCGAGTATCGCGGCTCCTCCAACCGTTTTGACGAAGTGCTGATCCGCGGTTTCCGTTACGCGCCCAAGTATCTGGATGGCCTCAGCTTCGGCGACAGCAGCAAAATGAACGCCTGGCTGTTGGAACGGGCGGAAGTGATACATGGCCCGGCCTCCGTGGTCTACGGCCAGGCCAAACCCGGCGGGCTGGTGATGATGACCAGCAAGCGCCCGACGGCGGAAAATATCCGCAAGGTGCAATTCAGCGCCGGCAATCAACGCTACGGCGAAGCGGCGTTCGACTTCGGCGGTGCGGTAAACGATGACGCCAACCTGCTGTTCCGCCTGAACGGCGTGGCCAGCACCAAAAACAGCTTCGTCAAAGACTACAAGGAGCAGGCATTCGCCATCGCGCCGGCGCTGACCTTTATCCCCAATGAAGACACCACCTTTACCCTGCTGACCAGCTATCAAAAAGAACCCAAGGCCGGATACCGCAATTTCCTGCCGGCTATCGGCACGCGCGTCGCCTCTTCCGCCGGCTATATTCCGCAGGATTTTAACGTCAGCGATCCCAACTTTAACCAGTCCTGGCGCGAGCAGGCGGCTATCGGCTACAGCCTGAGTCACTACATCAACGAGGTGTTTTCCTTCCAGCAAAACCTGCGCTTCGCCAGCACGGAAGAGCGTTACAAATATCTGGTGTTTATGAAGTCTACGACGCCGGATACGCTGCTGAGCCGGCGCCCGCAGCGCGAACAGGTGAAATCGAAAGATCTGGGCATCGATAACCAGCTGAAGGCGGAATTCGCCACCGGGGAGATCGACCACAGCATGGTCGCCGGCCTGGATTACCGCTGGCGCGACGTGGACAGCAAACTGTGGCGCGGCAGCACCAGCGGCTACGACATTGACTGGACGCACCCGGTCTACGGGCTGAACATCGACGCCGGCGCCCTGCCGCTCGCCACCAGCACCCGCAAAAAGCTCGATCAGCTGGGGCTGTACCTGCAAGATCAGCTGAGCTACGGCGGCTGGAATATGACGCTGTCCGGCCGTTATGACTGGAGCGAAACCCGCACCCAGGACCGCGTCGAATCCACCCTGTCGCAGCAAAACGACACGGCCTTCACCGGCCGCGCCGGGTTGCTGTACGCCTTCGATTCGGGCATTTCGCCTTATGTCAGCTACAGCACCTCGTTCGAACCCAATCTGGACACCGGCGCGCCGGGTTCCGACCCCTTCAAACCGACCAAGGGGGAGCAAACCGAAGTTGGGGTAAAATATCAGCCGAAAGGCACGGAGATGATGATGTCGCTGGCGCTGTTCGACCTGACGCAAAAAAACGTCACCAGCTTCAACAGCACCACCAAATATAACGAGCAAATCGGCAAGATCCGCTCAAAGGGCCTGGAGGCTGAAGTGCACGCGCAGGTCACGCCGGCTTTCAACCTGATCGCCAGCTACACCTATACCGATATCATCAATAAGGAAACCAACAGCGCCGACGAGTTGGACAAGACGCCGCCGGCCATTCCGACCCATGCGGCTTCGCTGTGGGGCAGCTACAGCTTCCGGGACAGTCTGTTGCAAGGCTTCACCACCGGCGTGGGCGTGCGCTATACCGGCACCTCTTACGCCAACAGCACCAATACCGCCAAAGTGCCCGCGTTCACCCTGTATGACTGGATGGCGCGCTATGAGCTTGGCGAAGTTTCCCCTGCGTTGAAAGGCGCCGCCGTGCAGGTGAACGTGAATAACCTCAGCAACAAGAAATACATCGCCTCTTGCTCCAACGATTGCTTCTACGGCAACGGCCGCACGGCCTTCGCCACGGTGAGCTACAGCTGGTAA
- a CDS encoding VasL domain-containing protein gives MNDIPSRKIKTGSDPRTLSDYAALRDELSKLTHPARPDVNWRYAEKLCLSLFEQNGVELQTAAWYTLARTQLAGLLGLNEGLAILDALMSHRWGVLWPQPVHARMEILSGLSQRIQQLMRTLPLNYSDLSQLYRAEQQLASLGAVLQRLELKHLSQFDTLRTLMHNSAVRLENSDCASAPGAVTCPGVALPVTVINNPGTSVNALAGIPVAENNESANAVQSVDAAQPAHQPNVAVLAAVPVPAKNWKSFTAGMCTMLVISAATGWGWHVSHRPDPLQTRFAASLAPLPAVLSPEQRDTLRQQSPLPETLITETQRQLARLSQLPPDWALDYGNQLIEQARMLWPEQAKPLAQQWLRQLNAASIPTENLNGWHQGMTKLQQLSDRLSGLDEQKGKYMTVSELKSVVFSTMQSFNQSIPAEEQLRALSENPAGEPLPAAAKAQLEMHLKQLIARYARLVQPEMDRITDMESNINK, from the coding sequence ATGAATGACATTCCCTCCCGTAAAATTAAAACCGGCAGCGACCCGCGTACGCTATCGGATTATGCCGCCCTGCGCGATGAGCTGAGCAAACTGACGCATCCGGCGCGTCCGGATGTGAACTGGCGTTATGCCGAAAAGCTCTGTCTCTCCTTGTTTGAACAAAACGGCGTGGAGTTGCAGACGGCGGCCTGGTACACATTGGCCCGTACGCAACTGGCCGGGTTGCTCGGCCTGAATGAAGGGCTGGCGATACTGGACGCGTTGATGAGCCATCGGTGGGGCGTACTCTGGCCGCAGCCGGTACATGCCCGGATGGAAATCCTCAGCGGTCTGAGCCAGCGGATACAGCAGCTGATGCGCACGCTCCCCCTGAATTACAGTGACCTCAGCCAGCTTTATCGAGCGGAACAGCAACTTGCCAGCCTGGGGGCGGTGCTGCAGCGCCTGGAGCTCAAGCATCTTAGCCAGTTCGATACGCTGCGCACCCTGATGCATAACAGTGCGGTTCGGCTGGAAAACAGTGATTGCGCGTCCGCTCCAGGCGCGGTCACTTGCCCCGGTGTCGCGCTGCCCGTAACGGTAATCAATAATCCAGGAACATCCGTTAATGCTCTGGCTGGTATTCCGGTCGCAGAGAACAACGAATCGGCTAACGCGGTGCAATCGGTGGATGCAGCACAGCCGGCACATCAGCCGAATGTGGCCGTGTTGGCGGCGGTACCGGTTCCGGCAAAAAACTGGAAATCCTTCACCGCCGGAATGTGTACCATGCTGGTGATAAGTGCAGCAACGGGGTGGGGCTGGCATGTCTCGCACCGACCTGACCCGTTGCAGACTCGGTTCGCTGCCTCCCTGGCGCCTTTACCTGCAGTACTCTCACCCGAACAGCGGGATACGCTGCGTCAGCAATCTCCCTTACCGGAAACGCTTATCACAGAGACACAGCGGCAGCTTGCTCGCCTGAGTCAGTTACCGCCGGATTGGGCTCTTGACTACGGTAATCAACTGATAGAACAGGCTCGGATGCTGTGGCCTGAACAGGCTAAACCACTGGCACAGCAGTGGCTGCGGCAGTTGAACGCCGCCAGCATACCGACAGAAAACCTGAATGGCTGGCATCAGGGAATGACGAAGCTACAGCAACTGAGTGACCGGCTGAGCGGGCTGGACGAGCAGAAGGGTAAATACATGACGGTCAGTGAACTGAAATCAGTGGTATTTTCCACCATGCAGTCATTTAATCAATCCATACCGGCTGAAGAGCAACTGCGAGCATTGTCAGAAAACCCTGCTGGAGAACCTTTACCTGCCGCTGCCAAGGCTCAACTGGAGATGCATCTGAAGCAATTGATTGCCCGATATGCGCGACTGGTCCAGCCCGAAATGGATCGTATCACTGATATGGAAAGTAATATCAACAAATAA
- the fes gene encoding enterochelin esterase → MSLKSNGYVIDSANGEAASTARQWLQAADIGSEAWWQRLATTGAPLIDALPANQVCVTFIWRDEQGDERHSRIERVYADVNCVTDHHSFSPQSLARCPGTDVWYWQVVIQHDWRGSYSFIPIEREQLPPVFSGTPEEQNRRQRRWWCSLFPLMRHDPLNRIAPHRSSRGFPLSAIHLPAAPDQSAWLALDAGSASADPRRLQHFHWHSDRLANQRRIWLYTTGGEAQADERPLVLLLDGQFWAEGIPAFSALDAQTQAGALPPAVYLLIDAIDMTQRAEELPCNPLFWQAVQAELLPLVSARTRYSADPQRTVVAGQSYGGLAALYAGLHWPQRFGRVLTQSGSFWWPHLEFVIEARAGQPASVGWLTEQVAQGVGAAAPLTVFQEAGDREEEIAHVNRQMNRALSAAGHRVHYRAVAGGHDAVCWRGGLIDGLKILLNS, encoded by the coding sequence ATGTCTTTAAAGTCAAATGGATATGTTATCGATAGCGCTAATGGAGAGGCAGCGTCGACCGCCCGGCAGTGGCTGCAAGCCGCCGATATCGGCAGTGAAGCCTGGTGGCAACGGCTGGCGACGACTGGCGCGCCGCTGATCGATGCGTTACCCGCTAATCAGGTCTGCGTGACGTTCATCTGGCGCGATGAGCAGGGTGATGAGCGGCATTCACGGATTGAAAGGGTGTATGCCGACGTCAATTGCGTCACCGACCACCACAGCTTTTCCCCGCAAAGCCTGGCGCGCTGCCCCGGTACCGACGTGTGGTACTGGCAGGTGGTTATTCAGCACGACTGGCGCGGCAGCTACAGTTTTATCCCCATCGAACGCGAGCAGCTTCCGCCGGTATTTTCCGGCACGCCGGAAGAGCAAAATCGCCGGCAACGCCGCTGGTGGTGCTCATTATTTCCGCTGATGCGCCACGATCCGCTCAATCGGATCGCCCCCCATCGAAGCAGCCGCGGTTTCCCGCTTTCCGCCATTCATCTGCCCGCCGCGCCGGACCAATCCGCCTGGCTGGCGCTCGACGCCGGAAGCGCCAGCGCCGATCCGCGCCGGCTGCAGCATTTTCACTGGCACAGCGATCGCCTGGCGAACCAACGGCGCATCTGGCTTTACACCACCGGCGGCGAGGCCCAGGCCGATGAACGGCCGTTGGTGCTGTTGCTGGACGGCCAGTTCTGGGCTGAGGGCATTCCGGCATTTAGCGCGCTGGACGCACAAACGCAGGCCGGCGCGTTGCCGCCGGCGGTCTATTTGCTGATTGACGCCATCGACATGACGCAGCGCGCGGAAGAGTTGCCGTGCAACCCGCTTTTCTGGCAGGCGGTGCAGGCGGAATTGTTGCCTCTGGTCAGCGCGCGCACGCGCTATAGCGCGGATCCGCAGCGCACCGTCGTGGCGGGCCAGAGCTACGGCGGCCTGGCGGCGTTGTACGCCGGTCTGCATTGGCCGCAGCGGTTCGGCCGGGTATTGACGCAGTCTGGCTCCTTTTGGTGGCCGCATCTGGAATTCGTCATTGAAGCCCGCGCCGGCCAACCCGCCAGCGTCGGCTGGTTGACGGAGCAGGTGGCGCAGGGCGTTGGGGCAGCGGCGCCGCTGACCGTGTTTCAAGAGGCCGGCGATCGGGAAGAAGAGATCGCGCACGTGAATCGGCAAATGAACCGGGCGTTGTCGGCTGCCGGCCATCGGGTGCATTACCGCGCCGTGGCCGGCGGGCATGACGCCGTTTGCTGGCGCGGCGGCCTGATCGACGGCCTGAAGATCCTCTTAAATTCCTAA